The genomic interval CAGAATACACCGTTTTCACAGAGGCAGGCCCACCTCACAAGAGAGAGTTCACTGTTACCTGCAGAATGGAGTCGCTCACAGAGACTGGTATGGTGATTCCACTGTTGTTCTTGATACATGTTTtatcgtggggggggggggggttgttggatTATTTAAACACATTCtaccttcaggaagtattcaatTGAGTCATTCATAGTGCTGTATGTCATCCACGTGTAACCGATAGCGACGGGAAATTCCAAGAAGGTGGCAAAAAAGGCAGGTGCTGAGAAGATGTTAGCAAAACTTCTAAATGTGTCTGGTTGTCCTGAAATCACATGGGTATGTAGAATATTTCCTCTCTTTGGCCTCTTCACCAAGAATAATAAAACCTATATTTAGGGCATTTTGTCATCTAGAATGTATGTAATGTGTATTGTTTGACCAACTCATTCCAGATCCCAAAGCCCGGTGTCCGATTGGAGAACTTGCGTAACTCCTCAGCAGAGAAGATGTCTCTCCTAAGAAGGAACCCACTCAGTATTCCCAACACAGACTACATCCAGATGATGCTGGAGCTGTCCCAAGAGCAGGGCTTTGAAGTCACATACTTTGACATTGGTGAGTAGAGTTCATCTCTTCATTTTACTGAAGTCAATGGAATCAATCAGATGTGAACTTCTGTCTTGTTTTCAAGAATGGCTAAACAGGGGCCTAATTCCAGGTGCTATTGTACAGTGTGTCTGTCTTTTGCTTGGCAGATGAGCTGACAGTGAACGGGCAGTACCAGTGCTTGGCAGAGCTGTCCACCTCACCCGTCACCGTATGCCACGGCACAGGCATCTCCTGCGGCAACGCACATAATGACGCCGCACACAACGCTCTCCAGTACATCAAGATCATGGCTTCCATCAAATGAGCGATCGTAGTAAACGGCacagatgttttttttaaaggaaaaacatatttaatctCAACTGAAAGGTGTCGCTATCCTCCATCTATCACTGTTTTCACACCTTACCCCAGTCTTCACTTGGTGTGGAATTGGTGAATATTGATGGCAGTATCAATAGAAATCATGCCATTCAGACAAATCTACCtagtttgtgtttttttttacagtgacGGGAAACACAGTTCATCACCTGTGGTGTCTGTCAGCCATTTTTAAATTAGTTTAAGAAAAAGATCAGCGGTACACAGTGAAAGCTAATCCTGTGGAGTTGATGTACTGTGGAAGGACAAGGGAATAGAATGGACACAAGTCTTGAAAGGCCTTGCTTCCATAATGTTGACAACAGTCTCCACCCTATCCCATTGTTGACATGTTGACAACAGTCTCCACCCTATCCCATTGTTGACATGTTGACAACAGTCTCCACCCTATCCCATTGTTGACATGTTGAGAACAGTCTCTACCCTATCCCATTGTTGACATGTTGACAAGTCTCCACCCTATCCCATTGTTGACATGTTGACAACAGTCTCCACCCTATCCCATTGTTGACATGTTGAGAACAGTCCCCATCCTATCCCATTGTTGACATGTTGACAAGTCTCCACCCTATCCCATTGTTGACATGTTGAGAACAGTCATCCTATCCCATTGTTGACATGTTGAGAACAGTCTCCATCCTATCCCATTGTTGACATGTTGACAACAGTCTCCACCCT from Oncorhynchus kisutch isolate 150728-3 linkage group LG26, Okis_V2, whole genome shotgun sequence carries:
- the LOC109870631 gene encoding interferon-inducible double-stranded RNA-dependent protein kinase activator A homolog isoform X1; translation: MSQDGFQPTLIRTTHTNNTSSSIQQPQAPCPGKTPIQVLHEYGTKMGNLPVYVMEKAEGEAHQPSFIFNVTIGDMSCTGQGASKKAAKHKAAESALNLLEIDPGTPLHIKKESNGNPAKPNDQPNSVGKLQELALQWGWRLPEYTVFTEAGPPHKREFTVTCRMESLTETATGNSKKVAKKAGAEKMLAKLLNVSGCPEITWIPKPGVRLENLRNSSAEKMSLLRRNPLSIPNTDYIQMMLELSQEQGFEVTYFDIDELTVNGQYQCLAELSTSPVTVCHGTGISCGNAHNDAAHNALQYIKIMASIK